The Chryseolinea soli nucleotide sequence AGCGATCTTACCCCATTTTCTTACAATATAAAGGAGGGAGATTATCTGCCTTTTGGAGATATGATGCAGTTGGATAAAAATAAAGGAGAGATCATAGGGCTAAGAGACAAATACCTCATGAAAGTTAATTTGGATCAGTCGAATCCCGCGCGAGAGTACCTAAATGTGGGCCAAAGTATGGCGACTCATAAAATCATTTCAAGTTACCGGAACAACGATTTCCCTCTAAACGCAAATTTTATTTACTTCTGCGACGATCGCCAAGGAAAAATCGGCGTGTTTGATCGAAAGAGACAAGAAGTTGTTTGGAGCCATGAATTGGAAATAGAAAAAAGCGGGATCGCACAAATTCTTGAAATGAAATATGCAAACAATCGATGGTATGTACTTGATCGGAATGATACCCTTCACATTCTCGAAAGGTGCTGACATGATCAACAACAGATCGAGTCACCCGTTGCCTTAACAAATTCCGCAGGTCCTCAACCCACCAAGAGTCTTCGGAACCATCACTTCAACAACTCCCCCAACCGCTTCAACTCCGCCTTGTTATCATCAGAATTAATCGAAGAAATAATCCCATACTTCTCCCGCGTCGTCAACCGCCAACTCAGCGAAGCGCGAGAGTTGTTCTGCCGGATGCTGTCCATCTTTTGTAGTATCGGGGTGTAGGACTCGGACTGGTACTGGATGTCGACCCGGTCGATCTTATTATGAAACCAGTACTTCGCCTGGTTGATGAACATATCGCTATTGATGTCCTGGAAATTCTCAAAGTTATTATACACGCTGCTGATGGGCTGTGTCATGTCGTCGATGATGGTTTGCCCGACCTTGGGGGCAATGGCGCCGAGCTTGGGTGAATCGCGAATGGATACGAAGACTATGCCGGATGTGTTCTCGGCGATCCAGTCTTTATAGGCATAGACAAAACGTACCGCGTCGGTCAGTCCGAAGTTATCGGAGATGCCGGCGTCCATGATCTTGATGGCGGGTTCCGTGGGCAGGGTTGTGTTGGGCGTTATGTAGGGGAACGTGGCACTCATGCGCAGGGCAGAAAGAAATCGGAGATCGCCCGCATTTTGATCCTTGAACAACGTGAAGAAATCGATGCCCGCATATTTAGAAAGGTCATAGTTGGGATAGCTCATAATGTCGTAGTTCATGAACGACACGGGCCGGGCGGCGATGTAGAGTTTGCGGCCGTCGTTTACAATGGTGGGCGCCAGGATCACCATGGGGATGATGCCTTGTTGCTCCACGCTGTCGTAGGCTTTGATGGGCTTGTCCATCATGCGCTCGGTGATCTGGTTCAATTGTTCCTCGAAGGTGTAGCCCCGGTCGCGATAATAATAGTTGCCGTTGTATTCAAACTTGGTGAAGCCTACGAACAGGTCGTTGGCCATCAGGCTAAAGATAAGTGGATTGAGGTTGTCGGTTGAGATGCGTTGGCGATGAACTTCAGAATAAGGGTGTGGGTTCTCGCCTTGTTTCTCGCGGAGTTTGAGCTCGCGGAAATAGCTCGCACCGATGAGGCCGCCGGATGCACCCGTGATGAGGATGCTTTGTTCCATGAGCGCACCGTGGGAAAGACTGTCGGCCGTTTGCAGCGCGGTGAGGGTCCAGAGAGCTGCACGCTTGCCGCCGCCGCTGGCGCAGAGGAACACCATCTTTGGTTTTTTGTCGGCCGGGAATTTCTTGCGCCAGTTTTCCAGCATGGGATAGTTCGCGCGCCAGTCGCGTTGCAGATGCGCCGTGTCGTTAAGCACTCTTAGCGAGTTCACGGAGTATTCGGAAGCGGGTTTGAGATAGTCCAACCCAAACGCCTCATAGCGCCGGGTGAGATACTCCTCCCCCACCAGGTGATTCAGCACCAGGAAAAGAATGAGGGCGGTCGTGGCCGACCATCCGCCAAACCAGTATGAAAAGGCGCCGGCCATCATCACGAAGATGGTAAGGAAGATGATGAAGCTCGCGGCGGCGGGAAGCTGGAACGCCGGGTAATCTTTGAACAGGCCCAATACCAGCACGAGCCCGAAGATGAACAGCTCGATGATGACGAGGTTGAAATGGTTTTGGTCGAACACTTGCAAAATGGTCGCCTTGTCATAGAAGCCCGAGTCCTCCACGGGCCTCACTTTCAAATTGAAATCTAAATAGTTGTCGACGCGGATCTGTTTCTTGCGGGCGATGTCCAGCTTCTTCATGGCGCTGGCACGTGTCACTTTCACGTTTTGTTTGATCTTCTCGTCGATGCGGCAAACCACATAGCGGAAGATGTCTTTGTTCGTAAGCCAGAAATACACAAAGAATATGCCCGACATAAACAGGTAGCCCGCAATGAGACCACCCAAGTTCCACGCCAGATCGCCGGCGCGACTGTATTCGTTGTTGATTTGAAACTGGATGATCTCCGTCACATAGACCACCAGGAAGAGCACGGGAATGATGCTGTTGTTGATCACGAACTTTGAAAAAGGCCGGCTCAATGCACCCACAAACGAAAAGCGATGGCCGTCGGTGATGTAGCAGGTAATGTGAAAGGCCGTGATGAACCCCGCCGACACCATGCCAATGATGAAAAAGCTGCGGAAGTTTACTTTGTTGAGATATTCAGGGTCCAGGAAAAGGTAGGGGATGCCCAGGTATTTGCCAAAGCTGCCGGTGACCATGGCAAACAGGATGATCCAGCACAAGATCAACACATGGTTGCGTTTGATGTTGTTCAAGAGCAACTGCGCCGGAAAAGAGTAAACAAGCCTTGGAACTAAAAAATACAGTTTTCTCATAGACCGCTTCAAGGTATGGAATTTTGCTATCATTTAATACGACACGGCATTCCCAGGTAATACCTCCCCACTGGCGGCGTTGCGATGATAAAAAAACCGCTTTCGCGGAATATCCATTCGGTTCGTTGCGTTTGTCGCGGATTGTTCCGTAAGTTTCAGGTTCATTTTTTAGCCTTTCGTCACTTTAACCTTTCGCATTTTCTGGATAAGCTTTTCTCGATATATCGTTCTTCCGCCGGCTCCGGCAAAACGCGTACGCTAGCCAAGGCGTATCTGCTGCTGGCGCTGCGCTACCGGGCCGACTACTTCAAGCACATCCTGGCGGTGACCTTCACCAACAAGGCCACGCAGGAAATGAAAGACCGCATCCTGGCCTACCTCGACGACTTCGCCAATGGTCGTGCCAACGAATTGGCCGAAGAAATAAAAAAAGAACTCGAA carries:
- a CDS encoding patatin-like phospholipase family protein: MRKLYFLVPRLVYSFPAQLLLNNIKRNHVLILCWIILFAMVTGSFGKYLGIPYLFLDPEYLNKVNFRSFFIIGMVSAGFITAFHITCYITDGHRFSFVGALSRPFSKFVINNSIIPVLFLVVYVTEIIQFQINNEYSRAGDLAWNLGGLIAGYLFMSGIFFVYFWLTNKDIFRYVVCRIDEKIKQNVKVTRASAMKKLDIARKKQIRVDNYLDFNLKVRPVEDSGFYDKATILQVFDQNHFNLVIIELFIFGLVLVLGLFKDYPAFQLPAAASFIIFLTIFVMMAGAFSYWFGGWSATTALILFLVLNHLVGEEYLTRRYEAFGLDYLKPASEYSVNSLRVLNDTAHLQRDWRANYPMLENWRKKFPADKKPKMVFLCASGGGKRAALWTLTALQTADSLSHGALMEQSILITGASGGLIGASYFRELKLREKQGENPHPYSEVHRQRISTDNLNPLIFSLMANDLFVGFTKFEYNGNYYYRDRGYTFEEQLNQITERMMDKPIKAYDSVEQQGIIPMVILAPTIVNDGRKLYIAARPVSFMNYDIMSYPNYDLSKYAGIDFFTLFKDQNAGDLRFLSALRMSATFPYITPNTTLPTEPAIKIMDAGISDNFGLTDAVRFVYAYKDWIAENTSGIVFVSIRDSPKLGAIAPKVGQTIIDDMTQPISSVYNNFENFQDINSDMFINQAKYWFHNKIDRVDIQYQSESYTPILQKMDSIRQNNSRASLSWRLTTREKYGIISSINSDDNKAELKRLGELLK